One region of Pseudomonas glycinae genomic DNA includes:
- the algK gene encoding alginate biosynthesis TPR repeat lipoprotein AlgK, protein MPVTSPIRIPPAPLSLAMAMAIALAGCAGLPDQRLANEALKRGDTATAAQNYRALADLGYSEAQVGLADIQVDSRDPEQMKQAEATYRAAASVSPRAQARLGRLLVAKPGSTEAEHQEAESLLKKAAASGEGNTLIPLAMLYLQYPHSFPNINAQQQIDQWRKSGYPEAGLAQVLLYRTQGTYDQHLDDVEKICKAAINTTDICYVELATVYQKRGAPEQQAELIKQLQAGYSRGTVSAQRVDSVARVLADSTLGKTDEKTAQSLLEPIAPGYPASWVTLAQLLYDFPELGDIDQMMKYLDNGRAADQPRAELLLGKLYYEGKLVPADAKVAEEHFQKAVGREVAADYYLGQIYRRGYLGKVYPQKALDHLLTAARNGQNSADFAIAQLFSQGKGTKPDPVNAYVFSQLAKAQNTPQADELATTLAAQLPPERLAEAQRLLQQEQATRGALSQNTLQLHALQEEDGEEKL, encoded by the coding sequence ATGCCTGTGACGAGCCCTATCAGAATCCCGCCGGCCCCACTGAGCCTGGCCATGGCCATGGCAATCGCCCTGGCCGGTTGCGCCGGCCTGCCCGACCAGCGTCTGGCCAACGAAGCGCTCAAGCGCGGCGACACCGCGACCGCCGCGCAGAACTACCGTGCGCTGGCCGACCTGGGTTACAGCGAAGCCCAGGTGGGCCTTGCCGACATCCAGGTCGACAGCCGCGATCCGGAACAAATGAAACAGGCCGAAGCCACCTACCGCGCCGCCGCCAGTGTTTCGCCGCGTGCCCAGGCCCGACTCGGTCGTTTGCTGGTGGCCAAGCCCGGCTCCACCGAAGCCGAGCATCAGGAAGCCGAAAGCCTGCTGAAGAAAGCCGCCGCCAGTGGCGAAGGCAACACGCTGATCCCGCTCGCGATGCTGTACCTGCAATACCCGCACAGCTTCCCGAACATCAACGCCCAGCAGCAGATCGATCAATGGCGCAAATCCGGTTACCCGGAAGCCGGTCTCGCTCAGGTGCTGCTGTATCGCACCCAGGGCACTTACGACCAGCATCTGGATGACGTGGAAAAGATCTGCAAGGCCGCAATCAACACCACCGACATCTGCTACGTCGAGCTGGCCACGGTTTATCAGAAACGTGGCGCGCCGGAGCAGCAGGCCGAGCTGATCAAGCAACTGCAGGCCGGTTACAGCCGCGGCACCGTCAGTGCTCAGCGGGTGGATTCGGTGGCCCGTGTGCTGGCCGATTCGACCCTGGGCAAGACCGACGAAAAAACCGCGCAGTCGCTGCTCGAGCCGATCGCTCCGGGTTATCCGGCGTCGTGGGTCACCCTCGCGCAACTGCTGTATGACTTCCCGGAACTGGGCGACATCGACCAGATGATGAAGTACCTGGACAACGGCCGCGCCGCCGATCAGCCGCGCGCCGAACTGCTGCTGGGCAAGCTCTACTACGAAGGCAAACTGGTCCCGGCCGACGCGAAAGTCGCCGAGGAACATTTCCAGAAAGCCGTCGGCCGCGAAGTCGCTGCCGACTACTACCTCGGCCAGATCTATCGCCGTGGCTACCTGGGCAAGGTCTATCCGCAGAAGGCCCTCGACCATCTGCTGACCGCCGCGCGCAACGGCCAGAACAGCGCCGACTTCGCCATCGCCCAGCTGTTTTCCCAAGGCAAGGGCACCAAGCCCGACCCAGTCAACGCCTACGTGTTCAGCCAGTTGGCCAAAGCGCAAAACACCCCGCAAGCCGATGAGCTGGCGACCACCCTCGCCGCCCAGCTGCCGCCCGAGCGCCTGGCCGAAGCCCAGCGCCTGCTGCAACAGGAACAGGCGACCCGTGGCGCCCTGAGCCAGAACACGCTGCAACTGCACGCCCTGCAAGAAGAAGACGGCGAGGAAAAATTATGA